A genomic stretch from Coffea arabica cultivar ET-39 chromosome 10c, Coffea Arabica ET-39 HiFi, whole genome shotgun sequence includes:
- the LOC113714913 gene encoding probable inactive heme oxygenase 2, chloroplastic isoform X2, whose amino-acid sequence MNAATMAYFKLSILPLQENSRLLFANKFSNFPTAEKRNSTNSNKTKRPTNFYCSHSNTIAVVSPSETEEDGSDDNEEGGQMSSPAMMGSAPPVRRRRRRYRKLCPGENKGITEEMRFVAMKLRNSGKPKKIKKGRGNAESIKEVETGNSGEDQKDVSISEEKVEKDDDGSNANEDIWQPCLEGFLKYLVDSKLVFSTIERIVDESSDVSYVYFRKTGLERSECIGKDLEWFSRKGNAIPAPSNPGVTYVQYLKELAETSPPLFLSHFYNIYFSHIAGGQVIAKKVSEKLLEGRKLEFYAWEGEEQELLKGVREKLNMLGEHWSRDEKNRCLREATKAFRYLGQIVR is encoded by the exons ATGAATGCAGCAACAATGGCCTACTTCAAGCTATCAATTTTGCCGCTCCAAGAAAATTCAAGACTCCTATTTGCGAACAAATTCTCAAATTTTCCAACTGCAGAGAAAAGAAATTCGACAAATAGTAACAAAACCAAGCGGCCCACTAATTTTTACTGTTCACACTCCAATACGATTGCTGTAGTATCACCGTCGGAAACTGAAGAAGATGGAAGTGATGATAATGAAGAAGGTGGGCAGATGTCGTCGCCGGCTATGATGGGAAGCGCGCCTCCGGTTaggcggaggaggaggaggtacAGGAAACTATGCCCTGGCGAGAATAAAGGGATAACTGAAGAAATGAGGTTCGTTGCAATGAAGTTAAGAAATAGCGGTAAacccaaaaagattaaaaagggaagaggaaATGCTGAGAGCATTAAAGAAGTGGAAACTGGGAATTCTGGGGAAGACCAAAAGGATGTCTCAATTTCAGAGGAAAAAGTGGAAAAGGATGATGATGGtagcaatgcaaatgaagataTATGGCAGCCTTGTCTGGAAGGTTTTTTGAAGTACCTTGTGGATAGCAAGCTTGTTTTTAGTACTATTGAGCGGATTGTTGACGAGTCCAGTGATGTTTCTT ATGTCTACTTCAGGAAAACAGGATTGGAGCGATCAGAATGTATTGGAAAAGATCTAGAATGGTTCAGCCGAAAGGGTAATGCCATCCCAGCACCCAGCAATCCAGGAGTCACTTATGTCCAATATCTGAAGGAACTTGCTGAGACGAGTCCCCCTTTGTTTCTTTCCCACTTTTACAACATATACTTCTCGCATATAGCTGGAGggcaagttatagccaaaaag GTCTCAGAGAAGTTGTTGGAAGGAAGGAAGCTGGAGTTCTATGCATGGGAAGGGGAAGAACAAGAGTTGCTAAAAGGTGTGAGAGAGAAGCTCAACATGCTTGGAGAG CACTGGTCTAGAGACGAGAAAAATAGATGCCTAAGAGAAGCAACGAAGGCATTCCGGTACCTTGGTCAGATAGTAAG GTAG
- the LOC113714913 gene encoding probable inactive heme oxygenase 2, chloroplastic isoform X1: MNAATMAYFKLSILPLQENSRLLFANKFSNFPTAEKRNSTNSNKTKRPTNFYCSHSNTIAVVSPSETEEDGSDDNEEGGQMSSPAMMGSAPPVRRRRRRYRKLCPGENKGITEEMRFVAMKLRNSGKPKKIKKGRGNAESIKEVETGNSGEDQKDVSISEEKVEKDDDGSNANEDIWQPCLEGFLKYLVDSKLVFSTIERIVDESSDVSYVYFRKTGLERSECIGKDLEWFSRKGNAIPAPSNPGVTYVQYLKELAETSPPLFLSHFYNIYFSHIAGGQVIAKKVSEKLLEGRKLEFYAWEGEEQELLKGVREKLNMLGEHWSRDEKNRCLREATKAFRYLGQIVRLIIL; the protein is encoded by the exons ATGAATGCAGCAACAATGGCCTACTTCAAGCTATCAATTTTGCCGCTCCAAGAAAATTCAAGACTCCTATTTGCGAACAAATTCTCAAATTTTCCAACTGCAGAGAAAAGAAATTCGACAAATAGTAACAAAACCAAGCGGCCCACTAATTTTTACTGTTCACACTCCAATACGATTGCTGTAGTATCACCGTCGGAAACTGAAGAAGATGGAAGTGATGATAATGAAGAAGGTGGGCAGATGTCGTCGCCGGCTATGATGGGAAGCGCGCCTCCGGTTaggcggaggaggaggaggtacAGGAAACTATGCCCTGGCGAGAATAAAGGGATAACTGAAGAAATGAGGTTCGTTGCAATGAAGTTAAGAAATAGCGGTAAacccaaaaagattaaaaagggaagaggaaATGCTGAGAGCATTAAAGAAGTGGAAACTGGGAATTCTGGGGAAGACCAAAAGGATGTCTCAATTTCAGAGGAAAAAGTGGAAAAGGATGATGATGGtagcaatgcaaatgaagataTATGGCAGCCTTGTCTGGAAGGTTTTTTGAAGTACCTTGTGGATAGCAAGCTTGTTTTTAGTACTATTGAGCGGATTGTTGACGAGTCCAGTGATGTTTCTT ATGTCTACTTCAGGAAAACAGGATTGGAGCGATCAGAATGTATTGGAAAAGATCTAGAATGGTTCAGCCGAAAGGGTAATGCCATCCCAGCACCCAGCAATCCAGGAGTCACTTATGTCCAATATCTGAAGGAACTTGCTGAGACGAGTCCCCCTTTGTTTCTTTCCCACTTTTACAACATATACTTCTCGCATATAGCTGGAGggcaagttatagccaaaaag GTCTCAGAGAAGTTGTTGGAAGGAAGGAAGCTGGAGTTCTATGCATGGGAAGGGGAAGAACAAGAGTTGCTAAAAGGTGTGAGAGAGAAGCTCAACATGCTTGGAGAG CACTGGTCTAGAGACGAGAAAAATAGATGCCTAAGAGAAGCAACGAAGGCATTCCGGTACCTTGGTCAGATAGTAAGGTTGATAATTTTGTAA